CGTGGGGGGCGGGGGCTGGGCGGTGAGGGTACCCGCCACCATGGTGGCCACCGCGTTTTGAGGTGCGAGGGTGGCGGCAGGGGTGGCGGGAGCGGGCCACTGGCAGGCGGTCAAGAGGGCCACAAGCCCCCCAAGAAGCAACCCGAAGCGAAGGAAAGGCATGTGCCGGCGCATGATTCACTCCTCCTTGAGTGTAAGTTATCGGCTTCGACGGGGCGGGTTTTGACGGCGGGGAGAGGCAATGGCCAGGCGTCGGATGTTGGCTTCCCCTTCGATTGTACCTTTTTTGGGCGCTCCTTGCTTGACTTTCCACCATCCTCTGGGTATGCTTGAGGCATCTCTGGCTGGAGGTGATGGTGATGGCCCATGTGCTTCAGGTGGATGACAGCAACTTTCAGGAGGAAGTGCTGCAGTCGGAGCTGCCGGTGCTGATTGACTTTACCGCGCCCTGGTGTGGGCCGTGCAAAATGGTGGACCCCATCGTGGAGGAACTGGCCGTTGAATGGCAGGGGAAGGTCAAGGTGGTCCAGGTCAACGCCGACGAGGCCCCCAAGGTGGTGATGCGCTTTCGGGTGCTGGGGGTGCCTACTTTGATGGCCGTGGTGGGGGGGGAGGTCAAAGCCCG
Above is a window of Anaerolineae bacterium DNA encoding:
- the trxA gene encoding thioredoxin, which gives rise to MMAHVLQVDDSNFQEEVLQSELPVLIDFTAPWCGPCKMVDPIVEELAVEWQGKVKVVQVNADEAPKVVMRFRVLGVPTLMAVVGGEVKARLTGYKPKAKIVKKFGPHLGV